The Plasmodium brasilianum strain Bolivian I chromosome Unknown PB_00_11, whole genome shotgun sequence genome includes a window with the following:
- a CDS encoding STP1 protein, whose amino-acid sequence MDSCFSQYYNSYGNLFYTVIRIPAFKRIENEIKRKIFSLINENDKDKFRNGCLNLADYLIANNNPPKHYEDYKITWKGALNNKLNGYYKQLSKHGGCPLILDDIDKKILELKYEEINFCEKKKIDFNEIKQLKRDQKNYDTYISKCNAYNKWIQQKKIYFKEKETLFKKCYKTKDQKKKKIESSETICNLMNPETFQELSECPSLHELSASKTTSEKENIDPQTKADEITNDSNTSQDPQDQLEISQSSEGTENVHVPKDNQETQQELQSSPSPDVHVKVQNPASESSSVESEATSTNGESNDIEILRLPGQPILDSLPPALPILQRIPGGFKKKKRIKREQAKFLRILLPSFSNEKIKFLAQDYTEHSICNDEQIIKKLKIHEHDMIKYVNSPKQKKDRIKTIIEVHMEVLEELRNEEWEYKKGEFLKICIELLAKKEHRTYIGLTNEESMIKNNKSINDFEKQQILLNKWVKEHKKVSEKLKKTDWFNYLKYEWKKEKDSIKKSMEFKMNISNEIQKGSFSEKEKDLWKDWILKKRIHIEQYLEQEWFEGLTQELFIMLDECVNEDNKYNISILNMEELHKKENYEELYNYIKKKLLEKLCILVFVMVLEECKKEDFIENEESHLDSSINEWKTEVNLERKSDIIKKISDINNDFLENKENRKIHTYMGDKCFSKQIEDWIKEHNTPSNSIYNESSVE is encoded by the exons ATGGATAGTTGTTTTTCACAG TATTATAATTCCTATGGTAATCTATTTTACACAGTTATAAGAATACCAGCGTTTAAAAGGattgaaaatgaaataaaacgaaaaattttttccttgattaatgaaaatgataaagaTAAATTTAGGAATGGATGCCTAAATTTGGCTGATTATCTTATTGCGAACAATAATCCACCAAAACATTATGAAGATTATAAAATAACGTGGAAAGGAGCACtaaacaataaattaaatggTTATTACAAACAATTAAGTAAACATGGAGGATGCCCTTTGATTTTAGACgatatagataaaaaaattttagaattaaaatatgaagaaataaatttctgcgaaaagaaaaagatagattttaatgaaataaaacagTTAAAAAGAGaccaaaaaaattatgatacatatataagtaagTGCAATGCATATAATAAGTGGATTCAACAAAAGAAGATTTATTTTAAGGAAAAGGAaactctttttaaaaaatgctataaaacaaaagaccaaaaaaaaaaaaaaatagaaagttCAGAAACGATATGCAATTTAATGAATCCTGAAACTTTCCAAGAATTATCTGAATGCCCATCATTACATGAATTATCAGCCAGTAAAACTACAtctgaaaaagaaaatatagatCCACAAACAAAAGCTGATGAAATAACTAATGATTCAAATACATCCCAAGATCCACAGGATCAATTGGAGATATCTCAATCTTCCGAAGGAACTgaaaatgtacatgtacCTAAAGATAATCAGGAAACTCAACAAGAATTACAATCCTCACCTTCGCCAGATGTTCACGTAAAAGTTCAAAATCCAGCATCTGAATCTTCATCCGTAGAAAGTGAAGCTACATCTACAAATG GTGAAAGCAATGATATTGAAATTTTGAGGTTACCTGGACAGCCAATACTTGATTCTCTCCCTCCTGCTTTACCTATACTCCAAAGAATACCAG GAgggtttaaaaaaaaaaaaaggataaaaagaGAACAAGCTAAATTCCTAAGAATACTACTACCTTCATTTTctaacgaaaaaataaaattcttagCACAAGATTATACAGAACACTCGATATGCAATGACGAacaaatcataaaaaaattaaaaattcatGAACATGACATGATAAAATACGTAAACTCGCCTAAGCAGAAAAAAGACAGAATTAAAACGATTATAGAAGTTCATATGGAAGTGCTCGAAGAATTAAGAAATGAAGAAtgggaatataaaaaaggagaatttttaaaaatatgcatagaACTGCTCgcaaaaaaagaacatagaACATATATTGGTTTGACTAATGAAGAAtctatgataaaaaataataaaagtattaatGACTTTGAAAAACAACAAATTTTATTGAATAAATGGGTaaaagaacataaaaaagtttctgaaaaattgaaaaaaacagattggtttaattatttgaaatatgaatggaaaaaagaaaaagattccataaaaaaaagtatggaatttaaaatgaatatttcaAATGAAATTCAAAAAGGTTCTTTttcagaaaaagaaaaagatttaTGGAAAGATTGGATATTAAAAAAGCGTATTCACATAGAACAATACTTGGAACAAGAATGGTTTGAGGGATTGACACAAGAATTATTCATTATGTTAGATGAGTGTGTAAATGAagacaataaatataatatatcaataCTCAATATGGAAGAActacataaaaaagaaaattatgaagaattatataattatataaaaaaaaaattactagaAAAACTGTGCATACTAGTATTCGTAATGGTATTGGAAGAATGCAAAAAAGAAGATTTTatagaaaatgaagaatCACATTTGGATAGTTCTATAAATGAATGGAAAACGGAAGTAAATTTAGAGCGAAAATcagatattataaaaaaaataagtgatattaataatgattttttagaaaataaagaaaatagaaaaattcaTACTTATATGGGGGACAAATGTTTTAGTAAGCAAATAGAAGACTGGATAAAGGAACATAATACACCCTCAAATTCGATATATAATGAGAGCAGCGTAGAATAA
- a CDS encoding fam-m protein, with translation MEKPMKLFLFNEIFFFIISTWILNFENDISFNKILDVNYNLGKKLDIKNYRLLAKYKQTKDSNSASLKDDIPNNRGFSQRDIFNKEEDTLKHKISNKSSLNKAQYYTEVINHNKGMFDGKHFHFQKKWIKKKRL, from the exons atggaaaAGCCAATGAAgttattcttatttaatgaaatttttttttttataatttcaacTTGGATtctaaattttgaaaatgat atttcatttaacaaaatattggATGTGAACTATAACCTTGGTAAGAAATTAGACATAAAGAATTACAGATtactagcaaaatataagcaGACCAAGGATTCAAATAGTGCAAGTTTAAAAGATGATATACCTAATAATAGAGGTTTTTCTCAAAgagatatatttaataaagaagAAGACACACTGAAACACAAAATATCAAATAAAAGTTCTCTGAATAAGGCGCAATATTATACAGAAGTAATAAATCATAATAAAGGAATGtttgatggaaaacatttccattttcaaaaaaagtggataaaaaaaaaaagattatga